A stretch of the Lolium perenne isolate Kyuss_39 chromosome 3, Kyuss_2.0, whole genome shotgun sequence genome encodes the following:
- the LOC127341579 gene encoding 17.5 kDa class II heat shock protein-like: MEGRVFGLETPLMTALQHLLDIPEGEAGNAGGEKQGPTRAYVRDARAMAATPADVKELPGAYAFVVDMPGLGSGDIKVQVEDERVLVISGERQREEKEDARYLRMERRMGKLMRKFVLPENADMEKISAVCRDGVLTVSVEKLPPPEPKKPKTIQVQVA, encoded by the coding sequence ATGGAGGGCAGGGTGTTCGGGCTGGAGACCCCGCTGATGACGGCGCTGCAGCACCTGCTGGACATCCCCGAAGGCGAGGCCGGCAACGCCGGCGGCGAGAAGCAGGGCCCGACTCGCGCCTACGTCCGCGACGCGCGCGCCATGGCGGCCACCCCCGCCGATGTTAAGGAGCTCCCTGGCGCGTACGCGTTCGTGGTGGACATGCCGGGGCTCGGGTCCGGCGACATCAAGGTGCAGGTGGAGGACGAGCGGGTGCTGGTGATTAGCGGCGAGCGCCAGAGGGAGGAGAAGGAGGACGCCAGGTACCTGCGCATGGAGCGCCGGATGGGGAAGCTGATGCGCAAGTTCGTGCTGCCAGAGAACGCCGACATGGAGAAGATCTCCGCCGTGTGCCGCGACGGCGTGCTCACCGTGTCGGTCGAGAAGCTTCCGCCGCCAGAGCCCAAGAAGCCCAAGACCATCCAGGTCCAGGTTGCCTGA